The Bacillota bacterium DNA window TTGGTCGGCCAATCTATCGGCTTGAATCAGATAAGCTTATAAGTGATTGATTATCAGGGGAGGATTTATGTTAGTTTAAAAGGCAGCCGCGATTACTATGCCCACTTCTTTGAGGTCTAGTTACATGGGAGTGCGCATTATTTTCTGTTTAGTTATCGAACCTGTAAGGAAAATCGGCTTTTAGGCTCTGGATTGTTGTTCCCGGCAGGAATTTTGAGAAAAATGGCGAATAATAGGTCAGTGTACGGGGTGTTATACATGGTTAGAGATGATAGCTTCCATGGGGTCGATATTAAGCCTCAGGACAATGCTGTGCACGCTTTGCCGGCTGCTCTGGCTAAGAGGCACAATGTGCTACCACTTCGGGTTGTAGATGGAACCCTTTATCTGGCCATAGCCAATCCTTCAAATGTAATAGCTCTAGACGAAGTCAGATTAGCCACTGGGTATGATATCAGGCCTGTTGTTGCTAATCCAAATCATATCACTGCCGAGATCACCAACCTTTACGGACCTCTTGATAGTATTGCTCGTGATACCGAACAGTCACCAGAGGCAAAAGAGCTGCTCCTAACCGCTGATAGCGCCACTGCCTTGTCCATTATCGATATCGTCAATTCTATGTTTGAGCAGGCAGTACAACAGCGCGCCAGCGACATTCATCTGGAGCCAAATCTGGAAGGGGGACAGGTTCGCTTTCGTATTGACGGCCTTTTGCATCCGCAGATTAGTTTCGACCCTCAGGTGTTTGCGGCTGTGATTACAGCCCTTAAGGTAAGGGCTGGTATGGATATTGCTAAACGCCTAATTCCACAAGACGGGCGGCTAGAATGTACCGTCTCGGATCAAAAGATAGATGTGCGGATGGCTAGTTTGCCTACTATCAAAGGAGAGAAACTAGTTTTACGACTCCTGCACAGAACAAGTAGGATTGATGATATCAGTAAGCTAGGATTTACAGGCCAAGTACAAAAAAGCTTGCTCTGCTTTCTCGCCCGATCCGGCGGCATGATTTTGGCAACAGGTCCCACTGGGTGCGGAAAAACCACTACCTTGTATACCTTACTTAAGTCCCTTAACAGCACAGAGCAGAACATAATTACTATTGAAGATCCCGTGGAATACCACCTTCCCGGTGTGAACCAAGTACAAGTAAATCCTAAAGCCGGCCTGAGCTTTGCAAGTGGCCTGAGGGCGATACTGCGCCAGGATCCAAACATTATTATGGTGGGTGAGATTCGTGATCGCGAAACAGCAGAAATTGCCGTCCGGTCGGCTCTAACAGGGCATCTGGTTCTATCCACTCTGCATACCAACGATGCAGCCAGTACCATCACCCGTCTTCTGGATATGGGGATAGAACCGTACTTGCTGGCGTCAGCTCTAAACGGGATCCTGTCTCAACGCTTAGTCCGCTCTGTATGTTCCTACTGTGGTGAGCCATACACACCGGACATATATGAACAAAGAACACTGGGCAGTCACCCCACGGAGCAACATGCCCGTTTACGTAAAGGCCGAGGCTGTCCGCTGTGCCGTTATACCGGCTACTTGGGAAGGATGCCTATTGCTGAAACCTTGGATGCTAATTCAGGTAGTATTCAAGCTATGATACTCGCTCGCTCTACAGCAGAAGATATCCGCCAACAGGCAATCAAGGAAGGAATGGTTCCGCTGTTGGGCGATGGTTTAGCCAAAGTTGCAGCCGGCTACACAACTGTGGCTGAAGTCATTCAGGCAGTTGGTTGGCTAGCCGAAAGCACTTTTAGTTAGAGCCTACCTTGATAAAGGCATTGTAGGGGGAGACCTACTTGGTGCAGTTTATCTATGACGCCTGTACACCTGACGGTAACAAAGTCCACGGAAAGCTGAGAGCAAAATCCCTCGAAGAAGCCCAGGGCCAACTGCATCAACAAGGCCTCTTAGTCATTTCGTTAAAGGCATGTAGGAGTAGGGCCCGGTTGTTGGAGCGCCTGTTACTGAGTTTGGTCAGCACTGGATCAAAACTTCAATTCCTCAGTCGGTTTGTACGGCAACTAAGCAATTTGAGCCGCGTTGGTCTTCCCTTTCTAACCTGTCTACAAATAATAACCGATGAAACCAAACAACCCTTATACAAGCGAGCACTGACAGAGCTGGGGCATGATGTAGCCCAAGGGAAATCGCTGGCAAAAGCTATTTCTAAGCAGGATCATCTGTTCCCCCCACTCTTGGTCCAAATGACAGCCGCTGCCGAAGCAGCCGGTAAATTAGAGGAGGTTTACGATCAGCTGGCAGATACTTATCAGCAAGAGCTTGAGCTCAGGCGCAAAATTGCTGCTGTTGCTGCCTACCCAGTGTTAGTGCTCTCACTAGCCCTGGTGGGGGCCGTTGTTGTCAGCAGGCTAGCTGTGCCTCACCTGGAGGAACTGCTGGCTTATTCAGGTGCCAGCCTTCCACTTCTCACTAAAATGCTGCTGCTTTTAGGACAACCAAGTACCTGGCACGTA harbors:
- a CDS encoding type II/IV secretion system protein, producing the protein MVRDDSFHGVDIKPQDNAVHALPAALAKRHNVLPLRVVDGTLYLAIANPSNVIALDEVRLATGYDIRPVVANPNHITAEITNLYGPLDSIARDTEQSPEAKELLLTADSATALSIIDIVNSMFEQAVQQRASDIHLEPNLEGGQVRFRIDGLLHPQISFDPQVFAAVITALKVRAGMDIAKRLIPQDGRLECTVSDQKIDVRMASLPTIKGEKLVLRLLHRTSRIDDISKLGFTGQVQKSLLCFLARSGGMILATGPTGCGKTTTLYTLLKSLNSTEQNIITIEDPVEYHLPGVNQVQVNPKAGLSFASGLRAILRQDPNIIMVGEIRDRETAEIAVRSALTGHLVLSTLHTNDAASTITRLLDMGIEPYLLASALNGILSQRLVRSVCSYCGEPYTPDIYEQRTLGSHPTEQHARLRKGRGCPLCRYTGYLGRMPIAETLDANSGSIQAMILARSTAEDIRQQAIKEGMVPLLGDGLAKVAAGYTTVAEVIQAVGWLAESTFS
- a CDS encoding type II secretion system F family protein, with protein sequence MQFIYDACTPDGNKVHGKLRAKSLEEAQGQLHQQGLLVISLKACRSRARLLERLLLSLVSTGSKLQFLSRFVRQLSNLSRVGLPFLTCLQIITDETKQPLYKRALTELGHDVAQGKSLAKAISKQDHLFPPLLVQMTAAAEAAGKLEEVYDQLADTYQQELELRRKIAAVAAYPVLVLSLALVGAVVVSRLAVPHLEELLAYSGASLPLLTKMLLLLGQPSTWHVLLVLLGVLIVLSWILWLTPSGTRIRNLMLLRTPVLGSLILRFHLARTCHVLSLCLGCGIPLLTALSIAEQAALIQTLSDEIKQLRAGSQLGLSLTSQLRTIKAVPSFLVQMVRVGEETGCMPEMLQQVGNILGNDVRHSLTILVAWLEPLLIVTAGVVVAVAVLGILLPLLTLVDALA